From the Micromonospora echinofusca genome, the window TGGCCGAGCTGCGCGAGGACGGCGAGCGGGGCGACAGCCCCGTACCCACCGCAGTGATCATCTTCGGTCTGGTCGCCGTCGCGATGGCGGTCACCGCCGCCGCCCTCGGCGCCGCCAACGACTGGATGAGCAACATCCCGAAGGCCCCGAAGTAGCACCGGGCCGTGCGCCGAGCGAACCCCGCCCCGGGGCGCCGGGTGGCCGCCGCCGCCCGGCGTCCCGTCGTGCCCGCCACCCGGTGCCCCGTCCGGTCAGCAGCCCGATGCGGCCTTCCGGTTGCCGTCCGACGGCTCGTCCCGGCCGCCGCCCGGCGGCTCACGGCCGGTGGGGTCGATCGGGGGGCCAACCCGGTCGAGTTGGCGGTGGCGATGCCGGCGATCCTGCTGCTGCTCTTCGCCTCGATCCAGACCGCGGCCTGGTTCGTCGCCCGCTCCACGGCGCTCAACGCCGCGCAGAGCGGGGTCAACGCGCAGCGGCTGCACCAGGCTCCGGCGGGGGCCGGTGAGGCCCGGGCCGTCCGGTTCCTGCGGGCCTCGGGCGGCTGGCTGGTCGGCTGGGAGGACCCCGCACCGAGCTGCCTCACCGCCGCGACCGAGGTGACCTGCACGGTGCGCGGTCGGTCCCTGTCGGTCGTCCCCGGGGTCAGCTTCCCCGTACGCCAGACCGCGCACGGGACCGTGGAACGGTGGACGACGCCGTGAGCCGTACCGCCGAGCGGGGCTCGGTCTCGATCGAGGTGGCGGTCCTCGCGCCGGCCTTCATCGCGCTGATCGTCCTGGCCGGCGTCGCCGGGCGTACGGCCGTGGCCGCCGAGGCGATCGACGCCGCCGCCCACGACGCCGCCCGCGCCGCCTCGATCTCCCGCGACGCCCGCACCGCCCGCGCCGAGGCCCGGGACGCGGCCCGCCGGCAGCTCGACTGGCGCGGCCTGAACTGCGCCGGCACTCCCGAGGTGACGTTCAGCGGCGCGGTACGCGGCGCCCCCACCAGCTTCGACGCGGCGTTCCGCAGCCCGGCCGGGCAGGACGCCTCGGTCACGGTCCGCATCGCGTGCACGGTCTCCTACGGGGACCTGCGCCTGTCCGTCCTGCCGGGGATGCCCGCGAGCAAGCGCGTGTCGGCGAGCTTCACGTCGCCGCTGGACCGCTACCGGAGCCGGGGATGACCGCCGTCGCCGGCCGGCACGACCAGGGCCGGGTGAGCGTCTTCCTCGCCGTGGCCATGGTCGGCGTGCTCTCCGTCATCGGGCTGGCCTTCGACGGCGCGGGCCAGCTGCGCACGTTGCAGCGGGCCGACAACCTCGCTGCCGAGGCCGCCCGCGCCGGGGGCCAGGCCATCGACCGGGCTACCGCCATCGAGGGCGGGCCGACCCGGATCGACCGTCCCCAGGCCCGCCGGGCCGTCGCCGACTACCTGGCCGCCGCCGGCGCCGCCGGCCACGCCGTCAGCTTCCCGGTCGTCGACGGTGAGACCCGGGTCCGGGTACGCGTCACCGTCACGCACCGCCGGGCCATGCTCGGCCTGTTCGGCTTCGACGAGACCGTCACCGTCTCCGGCGAGGCGACCGCGCGGCCGCTCACCGGGGCACCGTAGGAAGGGAAGGCAGCCATGGCCACATCGGGGCGTTCCGCCGTACGGCGGACCGGACGCATCCTGACCGGGTTCGGCGCGCTCGTCGTGCTCTGCGCGGTGCTGGTCGGCGCGCCGGTGGCGCTGCTCGCCCTCGCCGGCAACCCGCTGCCCGACCACCTGCCCAGCCTCGCCGAGGTCGGCTCGACGCTGACCAGCCGCGACGACGGGCGGCTCTTCCTGCGGGCGCTGGCGCTGGCCGGCTGGTTCGGCTGGGCCACGTTCGCCTTCTCCGTGCTGGTCGAGCTCGGCGCGCAGGCGCTGCGCCGACCCGCGCCCCGGCTGCCCGGGATGAGCCGCCAGCAGCGGGCCGCCGCCGCGCTGGTCGGTTCGGTCGCGCTGATCCTCGCGGCCAGCCCGGCGGCGAGTGCCGCGACGGCGATGACCGGCCCGTACGCCCTGCCGGCAGCGCCGCCGGCAACGGTCGCCTCGTCCGCCCCGGCCACCTCCGACGACGCTCAGGCGGTCTACCGGGTGGCCCGGGGCGACCACCTGGGCGCCGTCGCCCGGCGTTACCTGGACGGGTTCGCCGACTACCGGGAGCTGGCCGAGCTGAACCGGCTCGGCGACCCCGACCGGATCCACCCGGGTCAGCTGCTGAAGCTCCCCGGGGACGCCGAGGACCGTGGTGCCCGCCGGCACGCCACCGGCCGCCTCGTCGCCCGCCCGGCCCCACCCGAACCCGCTCGCCCGGCACCCCCTCGCCCGGCCCCTGGGCAGGCCGTCCCGGAGCGGGCGACGCCGCCTCCGCCGGCAGCCGAGGCCCCCGTGCCGCCCCCGGCGGGAACGAACGCCGGTGAGGCCCCGACCGTGACGGTGGGAGCCGCCCGGGCCGGCCAGCCCGATCGGGTGAACCGGCCTCTCGCGGTCTCCGCCGTCCTGGCGGTGGCGAGCATCGTCGGCGCGCAGATCGGCGCGGTCCTGGGCCTACGTCGCCGCCCGGGTCACGTACCGGCCGGCGGGTCGGCCGGCCGGGCCCACCCGGGCTCGGCCCGCGACACCTCGATCGGCCGTCACCGCCGCCCGTGACCAGCCCCTGACCCGCTCCTGACCACCGCCCCGGGCGAAGCGAACCGCCTCTCCACGTCGCCGCCCGCCAGACGCTCCGGGCCGGGCCGGTAGACATCGATCAAGAAGTTCGGTCAACCCGGGAGATCGAACCCGACCCGAACCTCTTGATCGCCCCCGGGAGGCTGAGCCGGGAGGCCGGGAGTCGCGGCGGCCGGAAGGCCGGGGCGCGGCGGCCGGGCCGGTCAGGGGAGGCGGGTCTCCAGGACGCCGTCGACGATGCGGGTCGGCAGGACCTGCTGGTCGTTGCCGGACGGGCCGTGCACCACCTCGCCGCCGTTGAGGCGGAACGCGCTGCCGTGCCACGGGCAGACCACGCACGCGTGACCGTCGATCTCCTGCACCTCGCCCTCGCCCAGCGGACCGCTCTGGTGCGGGCAGCGCTCCAGCATGACGGTCACCTCGTCGCCGTGCCGGTAGAGGATCACCGAGACGTCGTCGACCTCCCGGGTGATCAGTTGGCGCTGCGGCAGGGCGGCCATGTCGGCGAGGGAGTGCCACCCGTCGCTCATCCGGTGCAGCTCGGAGATGCTCTGGTTGACCTGGGCGCCCTGCTTGTACGCGAGGTGCCCCCCGATGTACGCGCCCATGCTGGCCGCACCGAGGCCGAGGAAGCCGAGCGTACGGCCGAGGTTGTGCCGGCCGGTCATCCGGGCGGCCACCGAGCCGGCGTAGAACGCCAGGCCGACGCTGTTGGACGCGGCGTGCACCAGGCCGACCCGGCGCTGGTCGCGGGCCAGTGCCGCCCAGTCGTTGAGGCCGGCGACGGCGGCCGGGAGGGCGCTGACGGTGCCCACCGCGCACAGCGTGGTGGCGGCCCGGCGCTGCCCCGGCATGAGGTCCAGCACCGCCGTGCTGATCCACGCGCCGACCGGCACCTGCACCATCGCCGGGTGCAGCGGATGGCCCAGCCACACGCCGTGCAGCAGGTCACGGACCCGCTGCGGTCGGAGGGTGGCCTGGACGGCGCGCTGCAACCGGTCGCCGACCCGGTCCAGCCCGGATGCCTGCTCGATCTTCGTCAGGAGTGCTCGCACCCGTACCGACTTCCCGGCAGGAGCCGCCGCAAACCGGTCGGCGGTGACGGATCCGCAGCGGTACGTGAGGAGCGCCCCGCCGACCCGGAACGGGACGCCCCCACCGAGGTCAGCGTGGGCAGGACTCGCGGGCCAGCGCGGTCAGGGCGCCGTCGGGGCCGCCCAGCGGTCGTGGTGGATCGCGTCGGCCAGCGGGCGCTTCTGCCGCCAGCCGTGCCGGGCGAGGTCGGGTACCGCCTCGAAGTGGGTGACCGGCCCGAGGCAGAGCCACGCCACCGGTCGGATCCCGTCGGGGATGCCGAGCAGCTCGGCGAGCCAGAGCTCCCGGTAGAACGACACCCAGCCCACCCCGAGCCCCTCGGCGGTCGCGGCGAGCCAGAGGTTCTGGATGGCGAGGCAGGTCGAGTAGAGCCCGGTGTCGGCGATGGCGTGCCGGCCGAGCACGGCGGGGCCGCCCCGGGCCTGGTCGTGGGTGACCACCACGGACAGCGTCGACTCCAGGACACCGTCGATCTTGATGCGGGCGAACCGCTCGGCCACCTCCCCGTCGAGCGTCGCGGCGAAGGCGTCCCGCTCGGTGTGCACGTGCTCGTGGAACCGGCGGCGCAGCTCCGGGTCGCGCACCACGACGAAGTCCCAGGGCTGCGAGTAGCCGACGCTCGGCGCGGCGTGCGCCGCCGCCAGCACCCGGTGCAGCGTCTCCTCGGGCACCGGCGCCCCGGTGAACTGGGCGCGTACGTCCCGGCGGCGGTGGATGACGTCGTACAGATCCAAGGCAGGCTCCCGCTGCGCTCGGCCCACGCCACACCGGACGCGGGCACCGGACGCGAGGCCGGTCTTCGGACTCCCGGATCGACGCCTGGCCGTCCGCCTTCCCGGCCCGGGCGGGCCAGTGGCTGCGCGTACGCGTGGACGGTGGCTCCCCGGTCACCGCGGCGGGCCCGTGCCGGATTCGCACCGGCTTCCCGATTCTCCCCGCTCGCGCGGGGCACCTCACATGATCGTGCCGTCGGCGATGCTAGCGCCGCCCGGCCCGCCCCGGTCCGGCGGGCGGCGCAGCGCACCCGCAGCAGTGGAAATCCGGTCGCGGGCCGCACGCTCCGGTACCACTGTGGTCCGGGTGTACGCACTCTCCTCCCGCCCGCTGCCGGCCGGTCGACCGGCGACCCGACTGACGCTCGCGCTGGGGCAGCCCCGGGCCGTGCCGCCGCCGCTGCTGATGCTGCTCGGCATGCTCTCCACCCAGGTCGGCGCGGCCGTCGCCAAGCAACTCTTCGGCAGCACCAGCGCCAGCGGCACCACCACGCTGCGGCTCGGCTTCGCCGCGCTCATCCTGCTGGTCCTGGCCCGGCCGGGGCTGCGCCTGGGCTGGCGTACCGCCGGTCTGGTCGCGGCGTTCGGGCTGGCCCTGGCGGTGATGAACCTCGCCTTCTACGCGGCCCTGGACCGGGTGCCGCTGGGCGTCGCGGTCACCATCGGCTTCGCCGGGCCGCTGCTGGTGTCGCTGGCCGCCAGCCGCCGGCTCACCGACGTGGCGTGGGCGGCGCTGGCCGGCGGCGGGGTGCTGCTGATCAGCGGGCTCGGCGGGACGGGGGTGGACCGGCTGGGGCTGCTGTGCTGCGTGGCCGTCGCGGCGGGTTGGGCCGGCTACGTGCTGCTCGGCAAGGCGGTCAGCGCCCGGGTGCCGGGCAGCCGGGGCCTCGCGCTGGGGATGGCCGTCGCCGCGCTGGCCGTGCTGCCGTTCGGGGTCGCCGGCAGCGGCACGGCCCTGCTCGACCCGTGGACCCTCGCGCTGGGCGCGGCGGTGGCGCTGCTGTCGTCGGTGCTGCCGTACTCGGCGGAGATGGCGGCGCTGCGCCGGATGCCGGCCCGCGTCTTCGCGATCCTGCTCAGCCTGGAGCCGGCGATCGGCGCGCTGGTCGGGCTGGTGCTGCTGAGCGAACTGCTGGCCTGGCCGCAGGTGGCCGGGGTGGCCTGCGTGGTCGGCGCCGCGCTGGGCGCCACCCTGGTCCGCCCGGCCAGGTCCGCCCCGCGCTGACGCCCCTGGCGCCGCCGGCACCGCCGGGGGCATGCTGTCGGAATGGGCGTACGCGTCGAACGTGCCGCGGCGGTGACCACGGTGATCCTGGACCGCCCGGCGGCCCGCAACGCGGTCGACGGGCCGACGGCCCGGGCGCTGGCCGACGCGTTCCGTGCCTTCGAGGCCGACCCGGACGCCTCCGTGGCGGTGCTCTGGGGGGCCGGCGGCACGTTCTGCGCCGGGGCCGACCTGAAGGCCATCGGCACGCCGAGCGGCAACCGGGTCGAGGCGCAGGGGGACGGCCCGATGGGCCCGACCCGGATGACGCTCGGCAAGCCGGTGATCGCCGCGATCTCCGGGCACGCGGTGGCCGGCGGGTTGGAACTGGCGCTCTGGTGCGACCTGCGGGTCGCCGAGTCCGACGCGGTGCTCGGGGTGTTCTGCCGCCGCTGGGGGGTGCCGCTGATCGACGGGGGCACGGTCCGGCTGCCCCGGCTGATCGGCGAGAGCCGGGCCATGGACCTGATCCTCACCGGCCGGCCGGTGCCGGCCGAGGAGGCGTACGCCATGGGGCTGGTGAACCGGCTGGTCGCGCCGGGTGAGTCCCGGGCGGCGGCCGAGCGGCTGGCCGCCGAGATCGCCCGGCATCCGCAGACCTGCCTGCGCAACGACCGGGCGGCGCTGCTCGCCGGCGCCGGCCTGCCCGAGCCTGAGGCGATGACGGGCGAGCTGGCGTACGGGATGGACTCGCTGGCCGCCGACGCCGCCGCCGGGGCGGCCCGGTTCGCCGCCGGTGCCGGCCGGCACGGCGCCCCGGCCCACTGACAGCCGGCAGCCCGACGGTCCGGTCTGGTCCGGTCAGGACATGTCGCGCAGCGCGTCCTCGATCGCCCGGTGGAAGGTCGGGTAGGCGTAGATCATCTGCCGGAGCCGGGCGAGCGGCACGGCCGCGTGCACCGCCACCACCAGCGCGGAGAGCACCTCGCCGCCGGCCGGCCCCACCGAGGTCGCGCCGATCAGCACGCCCTCGTCGGCGTCCGCCACCAGCTTGACGAAGCCCTCGTTGCCGGCCTTGTGGATCCAGCCCCGGGCCGACGACGGCACCCGGGCGAGACCGACCTGCACGTTGACGCCCCGCTCCCGGGCCTGGTGCTCGGTGAGGCCGACCGCGCCGACCTCGGGGTCGGTGAACGTCACCCGGGGCAGCGCCCGGTAGTCGGCGCGCGGCACCGCACGAGCGGCACCGCCCGCCCCGGTGGCCCCCGCCGCGCCACCCGTCGCGCTCGCGGTGCCGCTGGGATCGGCCCCGGCCCCGGCGCGCCGGGCGTGGTCGAGCACGTCGGCGACGACGATCCCGGCCTGGTACATCGCGACGTGCGTGAACGCCCCCTCGCCGGTGACGTCGCCGACCGCCCAGATCCCCTCGGTCACGTGCAGCCGGTCGTCCACGGTCAGGTAGCGCCGGCCGGCGTCCACCCCGACGGTGTCCAGGCCCAGCTCGTCCAGGTGCGCCCGGCGACCGGTCACCACCAGCAGCCGCTCGGCGGTGAACTCCGCCCCGTCCGCCCCGCGCAGGGTGAAGCCCCGCCCGTCGTGGCTCACCCGCTCCGCCCGTACCCCCGTGTGGATCTCCACCCCGTCGGCGCGCAGCGCGGCGGCGGCCACCTCGGACGCCTCCGGCTCCTCGACGGCGAGCACCCGGTCCAGGGCCTCGACCACGGTGCCCCGTACGCCGAACCGGGCGAAGACCTGCGCCAGTTCCAGCCCGATCGCCCCGCCGCCCAGCACCAGCAGCGACTCCGGCAGCTCCTCGACCTCGATCGCCTGCCGGTTGGTCCAGTACGGCGTGTCCGCCAGGCCGTCGACCGGCGGCACGGACGGCCTGGTGCCGGTGCCGAGCACGATCCCGTGCCGGGCCTGGAAGACCCGCTCGCCCACGCGCACCCGGCCGGGCCCGTCGAGTCGGGCGGTGCCCCGGACGAACCGGCCGCCCTTGCCGGTGAACCGCCGCACCGCCACGGTGTCGTCCCAGGTGTCGGTGGCCTCCTCGCGGATCCGCCTCGCCACCGGTGCCCAGTCGGGCCGCACCTCGGCGGAGCCGGCGAGCCCGTCGACGCGGCGGGCCTCGGCGATCGCGTTGGCCGCGCGGATCATCATCTTGCTCGGCACGCACCCCCAGTAGGGGCACTCCCCGCCGACCAGGTCGCGCTCGACGCCGACGACGCTCAGCCCCGCCTCGGCGAGCCGCCCGGCCACCTCCTCGCCGCCGACCCCGAGCCCGACCACGACCACGTCCACCAGTTCCGGATCAGCCATTCCGCCAGCATCGCGCACCGCCCGGCGGCCGGCCAGCCGGCCGCGCCGGAATTGCGCTGCCCGCCGACGTCCCGACCTCCTACCGTGGCCGGATGCGCGCACGCTTCTCCGCCGTCCACGACCGCTTCGCCGAGCTGCTCGCCGAGGGCCGGGAGACCGGGGCCAGCCTGGCGATCTGGTACGACGGCGAGCCCGTGGTCGACGTCGTCGGCGGCGAGCGGTCACCGGGACGGCCGTGGCTGCCGGACACGCTGGTGAACGTCTACTCCGTCGCCAAGCCGGTGGCCGCCCTCTGCCTGCTGACGCTGGTCGACCGGGGCCGGCTCGACCTGGACGACGCCGTCGCCGAGCACTGGCCCGGCTTCCGCGCCCCGGCGACCGTCCGCCAGGTGCTGACGCACACCGCCGGGCTGCCGGCCTTCCCGGTGCCCCGGCCGGCCGCCGCCGTCGCCGACTGGAACCTGCTCTGCGCCGACCTCGCCGCCGCCGAGCCCGAGTGGCCGCCCGGGTCCGTCGCGGGCGAGCACGCCTGGACGTACGGGCACCTGGTGGGCGAGCTGGTGCGGCGGGTCGACGGGCGGTCGGTGGGCCGCTTCCTGGCCGAGGAGATCGCCGGTCCGTGGCGGCTGGACCTCGGCTTCGGTCTCGGCGAGGCGGACCAGCGGCGCTGCGCCGAGCTGCGGTACGGCGATCCGGGCTGGCCGGACCGGGTCGCCGGGGAGCCGGGTTCGCTCTGGGCGCGGGCGCTGGACAACCCGCCCGGCGGCCGGGACCTGGCGGTGGTGAACAGCCCGCTCTGGCGCGGCGCCGAGGTGCCGGCCGTCAACC encodes:
- a CDS encoding TadE/TadG family type IV pilus assembly protein; this encodes MPATRCPVRSAARCGLPVAVRRLVPAAARRLTAGGVDRGANPVELAVAMPAILLLLFASIQTAAWFVARSTALNAAQSGVNAQRLHQAPAGAGEARAVRFLRASGGWLVGWEDPAPSCLTAATEVTCTVRGRSLSVVPGVSFPVRQTAHGTVERWTTP
- a CDS encoding TadE/TadG family type IV pilus assembly protein produces the protein MDDAVSRTAERGSVSIEVAVLAPAFIALIVLAGVAGRTAVAAEAIDAAAHDAARAASISRDARTARAEARDAARRQLDWRGLNCAGTPEVTFSGAVRGAPTSFDAAFRSPAGQDASVTVRIACTVSYGDLRLSVLPGMPASKRVSASFTSPLDRYRSRG
- a CDS encoding pilus assembly protein TadG-related protein, translated to MTAVAGRHDQGRVSVFLAVAMVGVLSVIGLAFDGAGQLRTLQRADNLAAEAARAGGQAIDRATAIEGGPTRIDRPQARRAVADYLAAAGAAGHAVSFPVVDGETRVRVRVTVTHRRAMLGLFGFDETVTVSGEATARPLTGAP
- a CDS encoding LysM peptidoglycan-binding domain-containing protein, with translation MATSGRSAVRRTGRILTGFGALVVLCAVLVGAPVALLALAGNPLPDHLPSLAEVGSTLTSRDDGRLFLRALALAGWFGWATFAFSVLVELGAQALRRPAPRLPGMSRQQRAAAALVGSVALILAASPAASAATAMTGPYALPAAPPATVASSAPATSDDAQAVYRVARGDHLGAVARRYLDGFADYRELAELNRLGDPDRIHPGQLLKLPGDAEDRGARRHATGRLVARPAPPEPARPAPPRPAPGQAVPERATPPPPAAEAPVPPPAGTNAGEAPTVTVGAARAGQPDRVNRPLAVSAVLAVASIVGAQIGAVLGLRRRPGHVPAGGSAGRAHPGSARDTSIGRHRRP
- a CDS encoding Rieske 2Fe-2S domain-containing protein, which encodes MRALLTKIEQASGLDRVGDRLQRAVQATLRPQRVRDLLHGVWLGHPLHPAMVQVPVGAWISTAVLDLMPGQRRAATTLCAVGTVSALPAAVAGLNDWAALARDQRRVGLVHAASNSVGLAFYAGSVAARMTGRHNLGRTLGFLGLGAASMGAYIGGHLAYKQGAQVNQSISELHRMSDGWHSLADMAALPQRQLITREVDDVSVILYRHGDEVTVMLERCPHQSGPLGEGEVQEIDGHACVVCPWHGSAFRLNGGEVVHGPSGNDQQVLPTRIVDGVLETRLP
- the bluB gene encoding 5,6-dimethylbenzimidazole synthase codes for the protein MDLYDVIHRRRDVRAQFTGAPVPEETLHRVLAAAHAAPSVGYSQPWDFVVVRDPELRRRFHEHVHTERDAFAATLDGEVAERFARIKIDGVLESTLSVVVTHDQARGGPAVLGRHAIADTGLYSTCLAIQNLWLAATAEGLGVGWVSFYRELWLAELLGIPDGIRPVAWLCLGPVTHFEAVPDLARHGWRQKRPLADAIHHDRWAAPTAP
- a CDS encoding EamA family transporter, whose product is MYALSSRPLPAGRPATRLTLALGQPRAVPPPLLMLLGMLSTQVGAAVAKQLFGSTSASGTTTLRLGFAALILLVLARPGLRLGWRTAGLVAAFGLALAVMNLAFYAALDRVPLGVAVTIGFAGPLLVSLAASRRLTDVAWAALAGGGVLLISGLGGTGVDRLGLLCCVAVAAGWAGYVLLGKAVSARVPGSRGLALGMAVAALAVLPFGVAGSGTALLDPWTLALGAAVALLSSVLPYSAEMAALRRMPARVFAILLSLEPAIGALVGLVLLSELLAWPQVAGVACVVGAALGATLVRPARSAPR
- a CDS encoding crotonase/enoyl-CoA hydratase family protein; the protein is MGVRVERAAAVTTVILDRPAARNAVDGPTARALADAFRAFEADPDASVAVLWGAGGTFCAGADLKAIGTPSGNRVEAQGDGPMGPTRMTLGKPVIAAISGHAVAGGLELALWCDLRVAESDAVLGVFCRRWGVPLIDGGTVRLPRLIGESRAMDLILTGRPVPAEEAYAMGLVNRLVAPGESRAAAERLAAEIARHPQTCLRNDRAALLAGAGLPEPEAMTGELAYGMDSLAADAAAGAARFAAGAGRHGAPAH
- a CDS encoding dihydrolipoyl dehydrogenase family protein, whose translation is MADPELVDVVVVGLGVGGEEVAGRLAEAGLSVVGVERDLVGGECPYWGCVPSKMMIRAANAIAEARRVDGLAGSAEVRPDWAPVARRIREEATDTWDDTVAVRRFTGKGGRFVRGTARLDGPGRVRVGERVFQARHGIVLGTGTRPSVPPVDGLADTPYWTNRQAIEVEELPESLLVLGGGAIGLELAQVFARFGVRGTVVEALDRVLAVEEPEASEVAAAALRADGVEIHTGVRAERVSHDGRGFTLRGADGAEFTAERLLVVTGRRAHLDELGLDTVGVDAGRRYLTVDDRLHVTEGIWAVGDVTGEGAFTHVAMYQAGIVVADVLDHARRAGAGADPSGTASATGGAAGATGAGGAARAVPRADYRALPRVTFTDPEVGAVGLTEHQARERGVNVQVGLARVPSSARGWIHKAGNEGFVKLVADADEGVLIGATSVGPAGGEVLSALVVAVHAAVPLARLRQMIYAYPTFHRAIEDALRDMS
- a CDS encoding serine hydrolase domain-containing protein, which translates into the protein MRARFSAVHDRFAELLAEGRETGASLAIWYDGEPVVDVVGGERSPGRPWLPDTLVNVYSVAKPVAALCLLTLVDRGRLDLDDAVAEHWPGFRAPATVRQVLTHTAGLPAFPVPRPAAAVADWNLLCADLAAAEPEWPPGSVAGEHAWTYGHLVGELVRRVDGRSVGRFLAEEIAGPWRLDLGFGLGEADQRRCAELRYGDPGWPDRVAGEPGSLWARALDNPPGGRDLAVVNSPLWRGAEVPAVNLHSTAGALARLYAGLLAGGVLDGVRLFSRELVAEATRVQYDGDDLLLGRRTRWTLGMQWEEDGSWGMGGIGGSSAWADPGRGYTFAYATSHLADHDRVDTLVEALHSCL